In Collimonas arenae, a single genomic region encodes these proteins:
- a CDS encoding IclR family transcriptional regulator domain-containing protein, which produces MDQKELKKRDWIAGLDRGLAILEGFDNNCPRMTATQAAQRTGLTRSAARRYLLTLEHLGYLYSDGKQFGLTPRVLKVGWSYFDSAQLPRILLPFLQRVTAALNESVYVSVLDNWELVFIARNGAARVMTTGFVLGARMAAHLASPGIMMLAFEPEEKVRAWLAASVLTPFTPYTITDVQRLYAEVEKARAFGYAVVEQQLQIGVRGIALPLKNRSGEVIAAISVSIPMGSESREDALARVLPILQETANTLINHL; this is translated from the coding sequence ATGGATCAGAAAGAACTGAAAAAGCGCGATTGGATCGCGGGGCTCGACCGCGGACTGGCGATCCTGGAAGGCTTCGACAACAATTGCCCGCGGATGACCGCAACCCAGGCCGCGCAACGCACCGGGCTGACGCGTTCCGCCGCGCGCCGGTACCTGCTGACGCTTGAACATTTAGGTTATTTGTATAGCGATGGCAAGCAATTCGGCCTGACGCCCAGAGTGCTTAAGGTGGGATGGTCCTATTTCGATTCGGCGCAACTGCCCCGGATTCTGCTGCCATTTCTGCAGCGTGTGACTGCGGCGTTGAACGAATCCGTGTATGTCAGCGTGCTGGATAACTGGGAGCTGGTGTTCATCGCCAGAAATGGCGCGGCCCGTGTCATGACGACGGGCTTTGTCCTCGGCGCACGCATGGCGGCGCATCTGGCGTCCCCGGGAATCATGATGCTCGCGTTTGAACCGGAGGAAAAGGTCAGGGCATGGCTTGCGGCATCGGTCCTCACGCCATTTACTCCGTACACCATTACCGACGTCCAGCGTCTGTATGCCGAAGTGGAAAAGGCGCGCGCATTCGGTTATGCAGTGGTCGAGCAGCAGCTGCAAATCGGGGTGCGGGGCATTGCTTTACCGCTGAAGAATCGGAGCGGAGAGGTGATCGCCGCCATTAGTGTGAGCATCCCGATGGGAAGCGAAAGCCGCGAAGACGCATTGGCGCGCGTTCTGCCAATCTTGCAGGAGACGGCGAATACCTTGATTAACCATTTGTAG